The sequence cataGGTGTGGGCAGCGCCTTCGAAGGCTGGAGTCCCTGTGAGGCAGACGACGCTGTCTACCAACTGCTTGTgcccctggagccccctgctgggcacagcttccACCGGGAGCTTGCCACGTTGGGGCGGATTCCAGCCAGGGACTACCGCATCCGTGTGGTGCTGGAATGTGCCTGCAGGGTCCGGAACATGCTGTGCTTcatccacagccccaagcatcACGTGCGCATGAAAAATCGGCCACCATATATGCTGGACTTCCTCTGCACCGAGTTGTACCTAGATGTGGAGAAACTTGCCCTCTGGTTCCGGAGGTTGGTGAAGCAAGCCTGGGTGGCATTGCCTTGGGTACGTCACTACGAGATGGAGGTGCTGCCATACAGCCAGCGCACCTGCCAGCTGAGGCTGACAAGCGGCTCTGGAAGTCGCCTCTGCATTGAGGTGCTCTTTGGGGTGCAGCTGGGATGTACAGACATCTTCCTCACCAGCCACAGTGCAAATGACACCTACATCCGCAGCACAATATGGCAACAGAGCTGCGCCGTGGCAGAGAGCAAGTTCTTCAGCCATATGACCAGCCAGGTGCCACAGGGCAGTTTCCATCTCAGATGCCTGCATCTCTGCACCCGCATGCTGAAGGGCATGGAATTCTCTCCCTACACCTTGAAGACAATTGTCATGCACTTCCTGAACACCAGACCTTTGTCCAGCTGGTGCAGAAGGGGCTGCTTCTGGCAGGTGGTGGATATTCTAAACTTCCTGCACCAGTGTCTGGAACAGAAACAGCTCAACCACTTCTTCTTTAGCAATAGTACCATGCCCGAGGAGATCATCTTGCCCGAAATGCTTTCGAAGAGTGTGAGCCATTACAACATACTGCAGCATCTGGTGACAGAATCCGGATGCCCATGCCAGGGCATTGAGACATGTGTGAGCAGCTTCAGGAGGAGCTCATGGAAAGGGCTCCTAGACTGATGTCATGGACACCACAGCCTTGTCACCATCTGGACAGTGAATGTCAGCTCTTCTATGGTGTCcatgccttccagcatctctccTCTGTACATAGTTGGAAATAATTGTTGTCTTTGAGATAAATAATCAGAGTGTTTGAGCAACTGCTCCATCTGTGCCTGTGCTTCATTTTGTTGGGAAATGTGGGCATAGGTCGCTGACTGCTCAGTTCCTACAGAGTGGGCTGAGCACGTTGGCAGAAGAGCTGATGTGGAGGGCTGTGTTttcagtgattctgtaactAAGGCTCCCTAACAGGTCTCCATGGCTGTACCATGGAATAATTGCAAGAAATTctatccctctgcagctttgcaatctgcagctgtgcaggcaggaagTGTGAAGTGTGTCTCCTTGGCCGTTCCTGGGGAGTCATAAGAAAATGCAAGGCCTTGGAGCCCCTGTGGCATTTCCCTTGGGCAATCCCAATGAGCTGGCAAGATCTTTGATCAGTGTGGTTCCAACTCAAGGCACACACTCATTCTGTCCATGCTGCATTTCAGagagcctctcatgttacaatctgaacttcaaggcCCATAATACTTTGCCCCAGCCAGTACATTATGTATGCACTGGTTAGGATATGTGAAGTCATTCTTTTCTGGTAGTCCTGACTCCTCTGGTATGGATCAGTTGACACCCACAttgcccactgcctgctcctcacctccagagcCCCACACCTATTGTGTACTTGCACCTAGGAAGGCCtggtgggcagggagagggttcACTTGCTTCCACTACTGGGACAGGTGGCCACTGATTGCTTACCACTGGAGCCCTGTGAACCTCCTGATGGGGGAAGGATGCAGAATCCCTTTGATCCTGGGCTTTTCCTATTGGCTGTGcatgctcctgccctggaaaATTCAAAGCATGCATCCAGCAGTCTGTCTCTTGCTCCCACTCTATTGTGTCCCTCAGCCTATttacagaatagactagaatagaataaaccaggttggaagagaccttcgagatcatcgcgtccaacccattcTCCagcaccatgtaatcaactaaaccatgcaaccaagcaccctatcaagtctcctcctaaacacctccagtgatggtgattccaccaccttcccaggcagcccattccaatgggcaatcactctctctgtgtagaatttcttcctaacctccagcctcaacctcccctggtgcagcctgagactgtgtcctcctcttctggtgctggttgcctgggagaagagaccaacctccacctgtccacaacctcccttcaggtagttgtagagagcaagaaggtctcccctgagcctcctcttctccatggtaagcaaccccagctccctcagcctctcctcatagggtttgcgttccaagcccctcaccaactttgttgcccttctctggacacgttccagcaagtcaacatccttcctaaacagaggggcccagaactggacacaggactcaaggtggagcctaaccactgcagtgtacaggggcacaatcacctccctgctcctgctggccactctgttcctgatcctggccaggatgccattggccctcttggccacctgggcacactgcaggcttgtgttcagcctaccgtcgaccagtacccccaggtccctctctgcctggccactctccagccactcccaccccagcctgtagcactgcatggggtgctcTGTCTTAGCTCTACCACCAGTCGCAGCATGTAGCCCAAGTTCTCTCACCTCACACAGGCACTTCCTCAACTTCCATCTACTTCCAGCGAGAGGCTGTgagactctctgcagccagacacCTGGATGGCTGCATGCTTTGGGGGAAGCTCCGTTGGAGGCAATGCAGCCCTTGGTGGCAAGCTCGGACAAAGTGTCCTTCTTGCAGGTAGGCACTAGGGCTAAAAGTCCTCGCAGCAGATGAGCTTACCAGCTTACatgtggagctggcagagaggcttCACCCTGTCTGTGCCAACATGAGTCCTACTTGCTCTGCACTGAGGTTTAAAAAGTCTTTGGTGGGCACCGTTTTATTCAACAGTGCCCCAGAACCTCTTCATCTGCTTGTTTCAGCTTCTAGCAGCACTTAATAAGCACGTTTGATAAGCATTGCAGTAACGTGCCCTTTACATGAGTGCATGAAACCCCCATTTCAGACAGCATGCTTCAAGTTAGAATGGGACACTGGGGCTCTGGAAACTGAGGGCAAAGCACTTGGTAAGGTGGCAACCATTGGGAATGTGGGGCagttgaaaaaaagaaacagtatCAGGGATTAAACATGGTTCAGATAGTTACCCAGATAACAAAAGCATGAGGTTTTGTGTTCCTACAGACCTCTTAGCatagcagagaaggaagaaaacctcACAATGTCTTACCTGTGGAGCAATCTTCCTGAACACTTGTGCCTGATGATTCTGCTTTCGCCCCTCTTGGACAGGATGCTAGATCTCTTCTAACTCTGTACTTGCCCTGCAAGACTTTGGCCAGAACAGTGCCTCTTGAAAACCTGGAGATGTATTTGATGGTTTGGAGACAATCCCGGTGTCCTGTCCTGGCAAAGGCTCTATCCCAGTTTGGTTTGAATGGTCACACCCTCTTTGCCACTTTGCTCAATTTTTGGCTTAGCTGGAGTTTCTAACCAAAATGAGGATTATATGGCAAGGAAAGAATACTGTCATCTCAGAAACTCTCTCCGGTGAGGTTCTCAGAGTGCTCTTGCAGTCTCCAGAAATTTGTCGTGAATCTAATGTTTTACCATACCTCGTAGGAATAGCGAGAGCCACAGCACAAGAAGCAGCTCTAAAAGGTGCTCCCTACTGAGTCAAGGTTTAGTTTCTCCCTAGGGAGAGCATAAGGCTATAATAGGGCCTCTGACAGAAAGTGGGGAAGAGTCTCTTTCCTCGTAGGGCCAAATGCAGCCTTTGAACAGAGCTCTTCTAATTTCATCCAAACTGCAATTCTTATCATTCTCACATGTCAATCCTTAAAAGTGAACAAGATGTTAATTTTGGTACTGTAAGATTGACTCAGTTGCTGTTCCCAGCATGGGCAATGACTTAGATTGgagtagtgaaaacaaagcagctcaTTGTTCCCTGCAATGGGTCCTGCGAGTACTCTGAGGCGGGGGTCAGCAGAACTGCAACCCTGGACTTCCAGCAGGCAGACCTTGACATCTTTTGGAAACTGTTTGTCTGACAGAGTCCATTCCGAGGCGGTTTTGAAGGGACAGGGAGTCAAGGAAGGGTGGGCATTGTTCAAGGAGGTAATTCTGAAGGCacagcaacaggctgcccacgtGTGCCTGAAGCTGAGTCCCAAGGAAGAaggccagcagggctgaagaGAGAGGGGTTTTTGCAAGTCAGAGAAACAAAGGAGTGGCTATGGCCGCTGGAAGAAGGGCCAGGCCACTCAGGAAGACTACAAGATTGTCATGGGGTTATGCATAGTGAAAATTAGAAGGACCAAAGAGCAGCTAGAAATCAACCTGCCTTCAGCTGTTAAAGACGAGAAACCAATGAAGGATGAAGGAGGATCTCCATCCTTGCTTGGATGCAGGGGGGAAGATAGTGCTAAAGGATGAGCCTTTGAGGTACTCAATGCCTTCTTTACTTCAGTCTTCAGTACTAAGAGCAGTAGTTTAGTGGCTAGCAGACccatgagctggaagagagcgatggggagcagaatgaaagCCCCCACAAcccaagaggagatggttagTGATCTCTTGCACCATTTAGacatacacaagtctatggaggtggaaagtggaaaggaggcttgggggagatctcattgctctccaaaACTAACTGAAATGAGGTTGCAGCAAGGTGGCCTtgtgttgcagcaggggaggtttagacaggATAGTACAGGGAAGCTCTTAACTGAAAGAGATagcaagcactggaacagcctgcccgaGGAAGCAATGGCTGaatccccagcactgcaggtgtttaaaaggtgTGTAGATGctgtgctaagggacatggtttagcatcagacttgctAGTGTTAGCTTAGTGGTTGGAAtcaaagacctcaaaggtgttttccaaagGCAACAACAACTTCATTTCTTCTGACACAGTAAGATAGCAAGGTGAATTTTTATGTGTGGCAAATGAAGAAGTAGAAAGCTGACAGTGAAGATTTTCTATCCTCCTTTGAAAGAGCAAAGCCTGTCTGTAGGTGCCGTCTAGTTTGTGTATGAATGTGCCTGTGAACATATCTGAAGCTTCTGGCCAGGCATGTTGTCCACAGGTTTGCATACATCTTTCCTTGAACATGGTTATTGCACAAATAATCTGTGTTCCACACAGGGAGTGGACAGGGGGCTCCATCCTTGTCCACCTTGTCTCCTGAGACTATACCTGAGAAAGGGATACGGGGCACCTTCCACCATTAGCACAAAACTGAGAAGCAAGGGAAAACCAACAATATCTCTTATTATCCCAGTCATTTCAACCCTTTGATTTTCAGTGCTCATGATGATGATGAATGTTTTACTTTTCTGGTACAGGGCATAAGAAGCCATGGAAattcagcaggcagagagaacCTTTAGAATAACATAGCTATCACCCAGCCTTTGAATGCTGATTTCCTGCACccttttggcttttctttttcctctctaattGTGTCTCTTAGTACTGCTGAGAGATATGGATTCATGCTGCTGTTTCATTGATTCTTTGATGGCAAATGGAATGCTGCCATGATAGCTTTTATTCCTCTCCGGTTACTTCATTACCTGACTGAGACGCCAACAGACAccaagctggttttgtttgcgGTCTCCATGTCTTGCGCCCAAAAAGCTTGGTTTGTCTCTTCCCATAGGTTTTGGTGTGGACTATAATTCAGCATAGTTCCATGAACATTTCTGAGATGGACTTGTTGTATTTGAACAACAAGCTCTGGTCCCAAACCAAGCGATCCTTCCATGTCTGAGTGCTTAGTTCGCTCATCCCATCGCAAGCCTTCATCTCTGTTTGTGCCTTTCATCTGCACTGACCTTCATTCATTTAAAAAGATTGCTTCCTTATGAATCTGATTTATCAGAACTTAAAGATTTGCCCAGTCACTTTTGATAACAGAAAACTGTGAACGTCTTACAAGACAGACTGTAAAGCAGGGTGATGGAAAGATACTTTGCTGTCTCTTGCTGCCTTGTCAGCTTTCTACTGCTCAGCTACAAAACTGGAGCAAGGACACATCAGTCGTGTCCTGATGGCTGATGGAGTCAGATCATttggctttcatttgcttcctttGATGGAGGCACTGGACTTGAGCACTCTTTCTGGTCTACTGTGCTACAGCACTGAATCAGCACTCCATGGTTTAAACACTAACCTGTCAAGGAAAAGGGTGTCAAATGCACATAAAAAGATAGGTAGGCAAACAAGAGATTGACTTGATTTTGTTCAAAATTAACTGTATCTGAACTGCTGTCATTGGAGGACACctgattttggtttgggggcAGAGTCTTCAACTATTATAGACAGTATATTGTGAACACCTGCTAAATTCCAGTAGCCCAAGTATCAATATGAAAATTACCTCAGTATGGAAAACAGACATTGCTTGGCTCTcctctatcatctctctctcttttttccccctgatatATTTAACTGTCATGTTCAGTTATGACCTATATACCAACCATCACTTGCTGAAGAGAAACTCTTACATGGGGAATGCTACCTGGGTATAGATAGGTTTCCTTCTGAGGGGAACTAATTTAAACACCTTAGCTAATCTCAGGAGGTTGgagtttgtttctggttttattttcagaattttttctagttttctcttcttctttttatttttccctctcccagaAGTCTTCTGCATTGTAACTCTTCCTCTCCTACTTGTTTTTAGTGCTAACTGAGCTTTACATCCTGACAATACAGGAGGATTACTCTAGTATAATGCATGCTGCAGCATGTTTACTTACATTGCTGCTTTGCTATAGGCTCTGATGGCATTGTCCAATTGCTTACTCAGCAGACTGTGGTAATGGCTTTCCTTCCCACCTATTTGTTACTCAATATGACAAAGTGCCTTAGAGATTCATCACTGGGTCTTttagttttcttccttttcctagaGATAAGCGATTCTGACCTAATAATTTCTACCTCTTCTGCTTGCTCACTGCCAAGCAAAGCTTTGGATCTGTTTGCACAAGTCCATCCTACAAAGCTCTAAAGCTCACTTTAATAAAAATAACAGCTAAGCTATTCAAATATTCACTACTGTCTATCATTAAAAGGACAACAGACTGGCCACTCTGCTGACTAGCTTTCTGGGTGTTTCAGGAGTCAGGGAGGACGTTTCTCAGTTTGCGAGAACTGAATTTATCTAGGAGAAATGGACAGTGTCTTCCCTTTCAAAAGGTTCCTCATTTGCCATTTCACACCATAATGGAATGCTCTGTAAACTGCTTCTAAAGCAGCATTCATTAGACTCCAAAGGAATAGATGAAAATGCCAGATGTCAAAGTAAAAATATTAGCAAAGCTATTTAAT is a genomic window of Dryobates pubescens isolate bDryPub1 chromosome Z, bDryPub1.pri, whole genome shotgun sequence containing:
- the LOC128899498 gene encoding inositol 1,4,5-trisphosphate receptor-interacting protein-like 1; translation: MAAPKFLTLLLQGLLLYSGKVLEKLDEAAWKRMEEQEQEMNEEMTRLMEEMERRSQLRRNLVPMIVQQRPEEQSITTWGAVLFAAIAGVLILLFWLWWWLRKTRPEADSGGSEKEILDNNTDKKDKEEEEGSDREGVENKQQGNRITSGCIEWPGQIMMSRSRVVKELVDDLLRFLRTRLSNSFVPVLQPAIGVGSAFEGWSPCEADDAVYQLLVPLEPPAGHSFHRELATLGRIPARDYRIRVVLECACRVRNMLCFIHSPKHHVRMKNRPPYMLDFLCTELYLDVEKLALWFRRLVKQAWVALPWVRHYEMEVLPYSQRTCQLRLTSGSGSRLCIEVLFGVQLGCTDIFLTSHSANDTYIRSTIWQQSCAVAESKFFSHMTSQVPQGSFHLRCLHLCTRMLKGMEFSPYTLKTIVMHFLNTRPLSSWCRRGCFWQVVDILNFLHQCLEQKQLNHFFFSNSTMPEEIILPEMLSKSVSHYNILQHLVTESGCPCQGIETCVSSFRRSSWKGLLD